One Longimicrobium sp. DNA segment encodes these proteins:
- a CDS encoding ATP-binding protein, whose amino-acid sequence MSTAPHDVTTAELDVAPAELRAKRILLLLDQRENGSLLADELSRDHTVVVADDEEALEQDFDLCIVDGRALDRLWERVQRRKEREQPALLPVLLITSRPGVKMVTRQVWRGVDELIITPIEKPELRARVAILLRARSLSLELRRQGEEARALAARLAERALEMELQAVQLETQTRELRWSAEQLAERTGAAEEANRVKSEFLATMSHELRTPLNAIGGYAELLEMGVRGPINDRQREDLQRIQASQRHLLGLINEVLNYAKLETGAVHYELRDVGVRGVLASAEALVAPQAGAKGLRLEVSPCSDALTVRADAEKLLQILANLLSNAVKFTPSGGRVTLWCGEAGGCVVFRVTDTGIGVPADKLAAIFEPFVQVRSDLTRTAEGTGLGLAISRDLARAMDGELVAESAVGEGSTFTLTLPLG is encoded by the coding sequence GTGAGCACCGCCCCGCACGACGTCACCACGGCGGAGCTGGACGTGGCGCCGGCCGAGCTCCGCGCCAAACGCATCCTCCTCCTGCTGGACCAGCGGGAGAACGGCTCGCTGCTGGCCGACGAGCTGTCCCGGGACCACACCGTCGTCGTGGCGGACGATGAGGAGGCGCTGGAGCAGGACTTCGACCTGTGCATCGTGGACGGGCGCGCGCTCGACCGCCTGTGGGAGCGCGTGCAGCGGAGAAAGGAGCGCGAACAGCCCGCCCTCCTCCCCGTCCTCCTCATCACCTCGCGTCCGGGGGTGAAGATGGTCACGCGCCAGGTGTGGCGCGGGGTGGACGAGCTGATCATCACCCCCATCGAAAAGCCGGAGCTGCGCGCCCGCGTGGCGATCCTCCTCCGCGCCCGGTCGTTGTCGCTGGAGCTGCGCCGCCAGGGCGAGGAGGCGCGCGCCCTGGCCGCACGCCTGGCCGAGCGCGCGCTGGAGATGGAGCTGCAGGCGGTGCAGCTGGAGACGCAGACGCGCGAGCTGCGCTGGAGCGCCGAGCAGCTCGCGGAGCGCACCGGCGCCGCCGAGGAGGCGAACCGCGTGAAGAGCGAGTTCCTCGCCACCATGAGCCACGAGCTGAGGACGCCGCTCAACGCCATCGGCGGCTACGCGGAGCTGCTGGAGATGGGGGTGCGCGGCCCCATCAACGACCGCCAGCGCGAGGACCTTCAGCGCATCCAGGCCAGCCAGCGGCACCTGCTGGGGCTGATCAACGAGGTGCTCAACTACGCCAAGCTGGAGACGGGCGCCGTCCACTACGAGCTGCGCGACGTTGGCGTGCGCGGGGTGCTCGCGTCGGCGGAGGCGCTGGTGGCGCCGCAGGCGGGGGCCAAGGGGCTGCGGCTGGAGGTGTCGCCGTGCAGCGATGCGCTCACCGTGCGCGCGGACGCGGAGAAGCTCCTCCAGATCCTGGCGAACCTCCTCTCCAACGCCGTCAAGTTCACCCCCTCCGGCGGGCGCGTCACCCTCTGGTGCGGCGAGGCGGGGGGTTGCGTGGTCTTTCGCGTGACCGACACCGGCATCGGCGTCCCCGCGGACAAGCTGGCCGCCATCTTTGAGCCGTTCGTGCAGGTGCGCTCCGACCTCACCCGCACGGCCGAGGGCACCGG
- a CDS encoding ATPase domain-containing protein, translating into MDTGTARRPTGLPGLDEVLHGGLIPERAYLVRGGPGTGKTTLGIHFLLAGVALGEKALLITLESSEAQLRLDAASQGLDLSEIAILDLSPTREFFAQNQSYDIFSLADVERDPTTRRIIQTIEELKPQRVFVDAVTTLRYMASDAFQFRKQALSFVRYLVEQGATAMLSSEPTDNVPDDDLRFMSDGIIDLVISPSHGVLRRMLCVTKMRGSDFEGGPHAMRLTGRGMEIYPRLVPGSHEREFVHELIPSGIPEIDEMLGGGIERGTITILSGPSGVGKTTLGIQFMKEAAARGERSVVYAFEEQLNTLLHRCDAIGVPVRGMVEDGSLAIVEVEPLRFSPGEFALMVRREVEENGARIVMLDGIAGYQLTLAGDELVVQLHALGRYLKNMGVTVIFINEVKSITGEFRATETEISYLCDNLIFMRYLEVKGELRKAMGVLKKRMGDFTKTLREYEITCDGVQVGPPLTGLRGVLTGTPDRWREEGGLP; encoded by the coding sequence TTGGACACCGGCACCGCGCGGCGCCCCACGGGGCTGCCCGGACTCGACGAGGTACTGCACGGCGGTCTCATTCCCGAGCGGGCCTACCTCGTACGAGGCGGGCCGGGCACCGGCAAGACGACGCTGGGCATCCACTTCCTCCTGGCCGGCGTGGCGCTGGGGGAGAAGGCGCTGCTCATCACGCTGGAGTCGTCCGAGGCGCAGCTCCGCCTGGACGCGGCGTCGCAGGGGCTGGACCTGTCCGAGATCGCCATCCTGGACCTGAGCCCCACGCGCGAGTTCTTTGCCCAGAACCAGAGCTACGACATCTTCTCGCTGGCCGACGTGGAGCGCGACCCCACCACCCGGCGGATCATCCAGACCATCGAGGAGCTGAAGCCGCAGCGCGTCTTCGTGGACGCGGTCACCACGCTGCGCTACATGGCGAGCGACGCCTTCCAGTTCCGCAAGCAGGCGCTCTCCTTCGTGCGCTACCTGGTGGAGCAGGGCGCCACCGCCATGCTGAGCTCCGAGCCCACCGACAACGTGCCGGACGACGACCTGCGCTTCATGAGCGACGGGATCATCGACCTGGTGATCTCGCCCTCGCACGGGGTGCTGCGGCGGATGCTGTGCGTCACCAAGATGCGCGGGTCGGACTTCGAAGGCGGGCCCCACGCCATGCGCCTCACCGGGCGAGGCATGGAGATCTACCCGCGCCTGGTGCCGGGGTCGCACGAGCGCGAGTTCGTGCACGAGCTGATTCCTTCGGGGATCCCGGAGATCGACGAGATGCTGGGCGGCGGCATCGAGCGCGGCACCATCACCATCCTGAGCGGGCCCAGCGGGGTGGGGAAGACGACGCTCGGCATCCAGTTCATGAAGGAGGCCGCCGCTCGCGGCGAGCGCTCGGTGGTATACGCCTTCGAAGAGCAGCTCAACACCCTGCTCCACCGCTGCGACGCCATCGGCGTGCCGGTGCGCGGGATGGTGGAAGACGGGTCGCTGGCGATCGTGGAGGTGGAGCCCCTTCGCTTTTCGCCGGGCGAGTTCGCGCTCATGGTGCGGCGCGAGGTGGAGGAGAACGGCGCGCGCATCGTGATGCTCGATGGGATCGCGGGCTACCAGCTGACGCTGGCCGGCGACGAGCTGGTGGTGCAGCTCCACGCCCTCGGCCGCTACCTCAAGAACATGGGCGTCACGGTGATCTTCATCAACGAGGTGAAGTCCATCACCGGCGAGTTCCGCGCGACCGAGACGGAGATCAGCTACTTGTGCGACAACCTGATCTTCATGCGCTACCTGGAGGTAAAGGGCGAGCTGCGCAAGGCGATGGGCGTGCTGAAGAAGCGCATGGGCGACTTCACCAAGACGCTGCGCGAGTACGAGATCACCTGCGACGGGGTGCAGGTGGGCCCCCCCCTCACCGGGCTGCGCGGCGTCCTTACGGGCACTCCGGATCGTTGGCGTGAAGAGGGCGGCCTCCCGTGA
- a CDS encoding ABC transporter ATP-binding protein: MELQIRDLSKTYGNGVHALNGVTLTIPLGMYGLLGPNGAGKSTLMRTLATLQEPDSGSVRLGELDVLRNKDEMRRTLGYLPQEFGVYPSVRAERLLEHFAVLKGIPRTARKEVVEALLRQTNLWDVRREKLGGFSGGMRQRFGVAVALLGNPKLIIVDEPTAGLDPAERVRFLNLLSELGENSIVILSTHIVEDVVELCSRMAIIDRGEILLEAEPLRSVQELRGRIWRRVVSRDELPEVERRHAVISTRLLAGRTVVHVYGDASPGAGFEPVEPGLEDVYFSVMGRHHGRRAEVAS; encoded by the coding sequence ATGGAACTCCAGATCCGCGACCTGTCCAAGACGTACGGCAACGGGGTGCATGCCCTGAACGGCGTCACGCTCACCATTCCGCTGGGGATGTACGGGCTGCTCGGGCCCAACGGCGCGGGCAAGTCCACGCTGATGAGGACGCTGGCGACGCTGCAGGAGCCGGATTCGGGGTCGGTCCGCCTGGGCGAGCTGGACGTGCTGCGCAACAAGGACGAGATGCGCAGGACGCTCGGCTACCTGCCGCAGGAGTTCGGCGTGTACCCCAGCGTGCGGGCGGAGCGGCTGCTGGAGCACTTCGCGGTGCTCAAAGGAATCCCCCGAACGGCGCGGAAGGAGGTGGTGGAGGCGCTCCTCCGCCAGACCAACCTGTGGGACGTGCGGCGCGAAAAGCTGGGCGGATTCTCCGGCGGGATGCGCCAGCGCTTCGGGGTGGCGGTGGCGCTGCTGGGGAATCCGAAGCTGATCATAGTAGACGAGCCCACCGCGGGGCTGGACCCGGCGGAGCGCGTGCGCTTCCTTAACCTGCTCAGCGAGCTGGGCGAGAACAGCATCGTCATCCTCTCCACCCACATCGTGGAGGACGTGGTGGAGCTGTGCAGCCGCATGGCCATCATCGACCGCGGCGAGATCCTGCTGGAGGCCGAGCCGCTGCGCAGCGTGCAGGAGCTGCGCGGCCGGATCTGGCGGCGGGTCGTCTCGCGCGACGAGCTGCCGGAGGTGGAGCGGCGGCACGCGGTGATCTCCACGCGGCTGCTGGCGGGGCGCACCGTGGTGCACGTGTACGGCGATGCGTCGCCCGGAGCGGGGTTCGAGCCGGTGGAGCCGGGGCTGGAGGACGTCTACTTCAGCGTCATGGGGCGCCACCACGGCCGCCGCGCGGAGGTGGCATCGTGA